From a single Gracilimonas sp. genomic region:
- a CDS encoding sulfotransferase codes for MPNELEKLNEKRTGKYHKPVEEESFLEGLNNILEKKEKEEYQNLSINHPLIFVIGLPRSGTTLLTQALAHGLDISYINNIAARFWAAPLHGLKLSDSLLDGNDGPRFQSDYATTHKLNDIHEFGYFWRKWLKKDSFEHMINAQDYESEIDWNGLKKVLGNLTSFRNKAFIFKNIFGAFHISKLNQVLGKTLWIYIERDILDVAVSNLNARKKFYDDPNTWWSTVPPEYPNLKSLDTFPQIAGQLHYLKRFYRREMNNLIAEGNGLHITYDELCKNPSSFLKVVQDRVEDLYDYKISMNHELPASFSPNKHDDDKDLKKEFEKYLTEFHKNDPIPELS; via the coding sequence ATGCCGAACGAGCTTGAAAAACTGAACGAAAAACGAACCGGGAAGTACCACAAGCCGGTTGAAGAGGAGTCTTTCCTTGAAGGCTTGAACAATATCCTCGAGAAAAAGGAAAAAGAAGAATATCAAAACCTTAGCATCAATCACCCTCTGATTTTTGTAATCGGGCTTCCTCGCTCAGGCACTACCTTGTTGACACAGGCTTTGGCACATGGACTTGATATTTCTTATATCAATAACATTGCTGCACGCTTTTGGGCGGCTCCCCTTCATGGGTTAAAACTGTCCGATTCTTTACTTGACGGAAATGATGGCCCTCGCTTCCAATCCGATTATGCAACCACCCATAAGCTTAACGACATCCACGAATTTGGATACTTCTGGAGAAAATGGTTAAAGAAAGACAGTTTTGAGCATATGATTAATGCTCAGGATTATGAGTCAGAAATAGACTGGAATGGGTTAAAAAAAGTGCTGGGCAATTTAACTTCCTTCAGAAACAAAGCATTTATTTTTAAAAACATCTTTGGGGCTTTTCACATATCAAAGCTTAACCAGGTTTTGGGAAAAACACTCTGGATTTATATTGAAAGAGATATTCTGGATGTTGCGGTATCAAATCTGAATGCCCGAAAGAAATTTTATGATGATCCAAATACTTGGTGGAGTACGGTCCCCCCTGAATATCCCAATTTAAAGAGCCTGGATACCTTTCCACAAATTGCCGGTCAGCTACATTACCTGAAAAGGTTTTACCGAAGGGAAATGAATAACCTTATTGCTGAGGGAAATGGACTCCATATTACTTATGACGAACTATGTAAGAACCCTTCTTCTTTTCTGAAAGTAGTGCAAGATAGAGTTGAGGATCTGTATGATTACAAGATCTCAATGAATCATGAGCTTCCAGCTTCTTTCTCTCCTAATAAGCACGATGATGATAAGGACTTAAAAAAAGAATTTGAAAAGTATTTAACTGAATTCCATAAAAATGACCCAATCCCAGAACTCAGCTAA
- a CDS encoding glycosyltransferase translates to MARKKILIVSYYWYPFADVGTYRISRFAKYLAKSGWDIVVLTSKKAAAGMKGEPDDPVLENIKVYRANIIEPVSLLKGKKGGSAKTSNPSIFYQKDAGFISRLAVWARLNIMIPDAKFTWKWFAVPLGKKVIEQEKPDVILSTSPPPTTSLIARKLAAWSGLPWHADFRDPWTNIYYYDDNPPSAWARKRNKKLEASVLEKADRLTVVNHGFFPSYHLEDKLTKIPNGFDPDHVLNKKEVPQTNDSVFYIRYFGSMKINQYPEAFIKALHTLSVDYPEIAENIHFDFYGNIDPNIKDDIKSASHIIKTSFTGYIPHDEMMKKVNSSDLLLLLIGRTKNSKFGLSTKVFEYMTSGKPVMGIGPVDGAASELVTNTNIGKFFSHEDEKGVASFIKETYHAKQKEETLFNPSQKAIQQYDFSYLTKRLEKILVDLIS, encoded by the coding sequence GTGGCTCGTAAAAAAATCCTTATCGTTTCTTACTATTGGTACCCTTTTGCGGACGTAGGTACTTACCGCATTTCCCGTTTTGCAAAGTATTTGGCGAAGTCCGGCTGGGACATTGTAGTTCTCACCTCAAAAAAAGCTGCGGCGGGAATGAAAGGAGAGCCGGATGACCCTGTACTAGAGAACATCAAAGTTTACCGGGCAAACATTATTGAACCCGTGAGTCTTTTGAAGGGTAAAAAAGGGGGTAGTGCTAAAACCAGCAATCCATCTATTTTTTATCAAAAAGATGCCGGCTTTATTTCCCGTTTAGCTGTATGGGCTCGGCTCAATATTATGATTCCGGATGCCAAGTTTACCTGGAAATGGTTTGCTGTACCCCTTGGTAAAAAAGTGATTGAACAGGAAAAGCCTGATGTGATTTTATCAACATCTCCCCCTCCAACTACCAGCCTTATTGCCAGGAAACTGGCTGCATGGAGCGGACTTCCCTGGCATGCTGATTTCAGGGATCCATGGACTAATATCTATTACTATGATGACAATCCACCAAGTGCATGGGCCCGAAAGAGGAATAAAAAGCTTGAGGCTTCTGTCCTCGAAAAAGCTGACCGGTTAACCGTAGTTAATCATGGTTTCTTTCCAAGCTACCATCTTGAGGATAAGCTGACTAAAATCCCCAATGGCTTTGATCCGGATCATGTTCTGAATAAAAAAGAAGTACCTCAAACAAATGATTCCGTTTTTTATATACGGTACTTCGGGAGTATGAAAATCAACCAATACCCTGAAGCCTTCATTAAGGCTTTGCATACCTTGTCTGTTGATTACCCGGAAATAGCCGAAAATATCCATTTTGATTTCTATGGGAATATTGACCCCAACATAAAAGATGATATTAAGTCAGCTTCCCATATCATCAAAACAAGTTTTACAGGTTACATCCCCCATGATGAGATGATGAAGAAAGTGAACTCATCTGATTTGCTTTTACTTCTGATTGGAAGAACGAAGAATAGTAAGTTTGGTCTATCAACAAAAGTATTTGAGTATATGACTTCAGGGAAACCTGTTATGGGTATTGGCCCGGTTGATGGGGCTGCTTCAGAATTAGTTACCAATACCAATATAGGTAAGTTTTTTTCTCATGAAGATGAGAAAGGTGTAGCCAGCTTTATCAAGGAAACCTATCATGCCAAGCAAAAAGAGGAAACCCTTTTTAACCCTTCTCAAAAGGCCATACAGCAGTATGACTTTAGTTATCTTACAAAGAGACTTGAGAAAATATTGGTTGACCTAATTTCGTGA